In Planctomycetota bacterium, one DNA window encodes the following:
- the rnpA gene encoding ribonuclease P protein component: MSDSPASPRGVPAPRPTLNRRERLLAASGFRAVYAARARAGDGRLVAYARPNGRDVTRLGVSVGKRCGKAVGRNRVKRLLREAFRQARADLPRGYDVVLVTLGRDYTFEELDRRIRTLVPEAVRRAQERAAKGSDTEGAAR; encoded by the coding sequence ATGAGCGATTCGCCCGCGTCGCCGCGAGGCGTGCCCGCGCCACGACCGACGCTCAATCGCCGAGAGCGGCTCCTGGCCGCGAGCGGCTTTCGCGCCGTCTATGCCGCACGCGCCCGCGCGGGCGACGGGCGGCTGGTCGCCTACGCACGCCCGAACGGGCGCGACGTGACGCGGCTCGGCGTGTCGGTGGGGAAGCGGTGCGGCAAAGCGGTCGGGCGGAACCGGGTCAAGCGGCTCCTGCGCGAGGCGTTCCGGCAGGCGCGGGCCGACTTGCCACGAGGATACGATGTGGTCCTCGTCACGCTCGGCCGGGACTACACGTTTGAGGAGTTGGACCGGCGGATCCGCACGCTTGTGCCCGAGGCCGTCCGGCGAGCCCAGGAGCGTGCGGCCAAGGGGTCCGACACGGAAGGAGCGGCAAGGTGA
- a CDS encoding HDIG domain-containing protein, whose translation MAANVPTRDEAMALVKEFNKSEGLIKHALAVEAVMRYMARKRGQDEETWGVVGLIHDLDYERFPDQHCKKTEEILRERGWPEGLVRAVVSHGYGLCTDVEPQTEMEKVLYAIDELTGLVVATALVRPSRSVMDMAAKSVRKKWKDKAFAAGVNRAVIEDGARRLGMDLSDLITDTILGMREAAEELGLAGPAKA comes from the coding sequence ATGGCGGCGAATGTTCCGACGCGCGACGAAGCGATGGCGCTCGTGAAGGAGTTCAACAAGAGCGAGGGCCTCATCAAACACGCCCTGGCCGTCGAGGCTGTCATGCGGTACATGGCCCGGAAGCGCGGCCAGGACGAGGAGACGTGGGGCGTCGTCGGCCTCATCCACGACCTCGATTACGAGCGGTTCCCCGACCAGCACTGCAAGAAAACCGAGGAGATTCTCCGCGAGCGCGGCTGGCCCGAGGGCCTTGTCCGGGCCGTCGTCTCGCACGGCTACGGGCTCTGCACCGACGTCGAGCCCCAGACCGAGATGGAGAAGGTCCTCTATGCCATCGACGAACTGACGGGCCTGGTCGTCGCGACCGCGCTCGTGCGCCCGTCGCGGTCCGTCATGGACATGGCCGCCAAGAGCGTCCGCAAGAAGTGGAAGGACAAGGCGTTCGCGGCAGGCGTCAACCGCGCGGTCATCGAGGACGGCGCCCGGCGTCTCGGCATGGACCTCTCGGACCTCATCACCGACACGATCCTGGGCATGCGCGAGGCGGCCGAGGAACTCGGTCTGGCGGGCCCGGCCAAAGCCTGA
- a CDS encoding ExsB family transcriptional regulator has protein sequence MNHKAFAQRQIAAIRRTVGKGRAISALSGGVDSAVATILAHRALGKRLKVIFIDDGLMREDEPQEVRAAFAHLGIRVRIVRAARTFFAALKGRTDPERKRKAFRDAFYKVFKKAVRASGAQFLVQGTIAADIVETRKGVKTQHNVLDQIGISAKGRYGYTTIEPLKTLYKPDVRKVGRALGLPRSLYARMPFPGPGLACRCLGEANPERIAIVRTACKIVEEETKRFKKFQAFGVLLEDRATGVTKDGHRRFGHIIAVRCVDSENAITATATKLPWPVLMKIQNRIYREIPSATKVVYDLSPKPPSTIEYI, from the coding sequence GTGAACCACAAGGCATTTGCACAACGTCAGATCGCCGCCATTCGCCGCACCGTCGGCAAGGGCCGGGCCATCAGCGCCCTGTCGGGAGGAGTCGACAGCGCCGTCGCCACGATCCTGGCGCACCGCGCGCTCGGCAAGCGCCTCAAGGTCATCTTCATCGACGACGGCCTGATGCGCGAGGACGAACCCCAGGAGGTCCGCGCGGCTTTCGCGCACCTCGGCATCCGCGTGCGGATCGTCCGCGCGGCGCGAACGTTCTTCGCGGCGCTCAAGGGACGGACCGATCCCGAGCGGAAGCGCAAAGCCTTCCGCGACGCCTTCTACAAGGTCTTCAAGAAAGCGGTGCGCGCCTCCGGCGCCCAGTTCCTCGTCCAGGGGACCATCGCGGCCGACATCGTCGAAACCCGCAAGGGCGTCAAGACGCAGCACAACGTGCTGGACCAGATCGGCATCAGCGCAAAGGGCCGCTACGGCTACACGACGATCGAGCCCCTCAAGACGCTCTACAAGCCCGACGTGCGGAAGGTCGGCCGGGCCCTCGGCCTGCCGAGAAGCCTTTACGCCCGCATGCCGTTCCCGGGCCCGGGCTTGGCGTGCCGATGCCTCGGCGAGGCGAACCCCGAGCGCATCGCGATCGTCCGCACCGCCTGCAAGATCGTTGAGGAAGAGACGAAGCGCTTCAAGAAGTTCCAGGCGTTCGGGGTGCTCCTGGAGGACCGGGCGACGGGGGTGACGAAGGACGGCCATCGGCGTTTCGGCCACATCATTGCCGTCCGCTGCGTGGATTCCGAGAACGCGATCACAGCCACGGCGACGAAACTGCCCTGGCCCGTGCTCATGAAAATCCAGAATCGGATCTACCGGGAGATCCCGTCCGCAACGAAAGTCGTGTACGATCTGAGCCCGAAGCCGCCCAGCACGATTGAGTACATCTAG
- a CDS encoding MerR family transcriptional regulator, producing MSPQSEPETYTVQQAAERLGVSPADVESYVEEGLVEPARGPAGRKSFSRAQMRRLWTVVTLHRDLGVNLPGVGAVLQLREQFEQMRRDLETLVEIVERELGPDVWDRLWPEGRPRPGVNISVEGISEPGAPEGGEAQQHGSPEPEEQS from the coding sequence ATGAGCCCGCAGAGCGAACCGGAAACCTACACGGTCCAGCAGGCGGCCGAGAGGCTCGGTGTCAGCCCCGCCGACGTCGAGTCGTACGTCGAGGAAGGGCTCGTCGAGCCGGCGCGGGGGCCGGCCGGGCGGAAGTCGTTCAGCCGGGCGCAGATGCGCCGGCTCTGGACCGTCGTGACGCTGCATCGCGACCTGGGCGTCAACCTGCCCGGGGTAGGGGCGGTGCTGCAACTGCGGGAGCAGTTCGAGCAGATGCGGCGCGATTTGGAGACGCTCGTCGAGATCGTCGAACGCGAACTCGGGCCCGACGTCTGGGACCGCCTCTGGCCCGAAGGCCGGCCCCGGCCGGGCGTCAACATCTCGGTCGAGGGCATCTCGGAACCCGGCGCTCCCGAAGGGGGCGAGGCGCAGCAGCACGGGTCGCCGGAACCGGAGGAACAATCGTGA
- a CDS encoding PEP-CTERM sorting domain-containing protein codes for MFQTTFRAVLGIAAGLWLAGVGAGASIPDGNLFEGRTPGGFGPSVALTADGQELVEVYLAPAGGQIFRGWAARPLDPAAEDSAWMAAGAPRTVVFEAPAELAAPAGLASFVYPEVTGLSHAASDERANPLSDAAVLALGPGGMGRYMNGKPDGSIANWILANESAISYIRPHVNVEMMLALEIPAGAAAFEGPGLEPHAYMAVDHRTRVDSADIGSATDAFGRRPVETPAQESQTAMAVGLDLGILPTFLSQMGMNISVVASQGQETGNVKVALVGTAELPIDWLPHERPINHPTGLAIFPYDIASSPYEFGSGGSGSGTPPGGDGGGGGGGGGGGGGGGGGGPIPIVPVVPEPASLLLIGLGAITTWAVRRRRHG; via the coding sequence ATGTTTCAGACCACCTTTCGGGCGGTGTTGGGGATCGCGGCGGGCCTCTGGCTGGCGGGCGTGGGCGCCGGCGCCAGCATCCCCGACGGGAACCTCTTTGAAGGCAGGACTCCGGGCGGTTTCGGGCCGTCCGTCGCCCTAACGGCCGACGGTCAGGAACTCGTTGAAGTGTACCTGGCGCCGGCCGGTGGCCAGATCTTCAGGGGCTGGGCCGCACGCCCGCTGGATCCGGCGGCTGAGGATTCCGCGTGGATGGCGGCGGGCGCCCCTCGCACCGTGGTGTTCGAGGCGCCGGCCGAACTGGCCGCTCCCGCCGGCCTGGCGTCGTTCGTGTATCCCGAGGTCACGGGTCTGTCGCATGCGGCGTCGGACGAGCGGGCCAATCCCCTCTCGGACGCAGCGGTCCTGGCGCTCGGTCCGGGCGGCATGGGCCGGTACATGAACGGCAAGCCCGACGGCTCCATCGCGAACTGGATCCTCGCGAATGAATCCGCCATCAGTTACATCCGGCCGCACGTCAACGTCGAGATGATGCTGGCGCTGGAGATACCCGCTGGCGCGGCGGCCTTCGAGGGCCCCGGCCTTGAGCCACACGCCTACATGGCCGTGGACCACCGGACGCGCGTGGACTCGGCCGACATCGGGTCCGCAACGGACGCGTTCGGCCGGCGACCCGTCGAAACACCCGCCCAGGAATCGCAGACGGCCATGGCCGTCGGGCTGGACCTCGGCATCCTGCCGACGTTCCTCTCGCAGATGGGCATGAACATCTCGGTCGTGGCCTCGCAAGGACAGGAAACGGGCAACGTGAAGGTGGCCCTGGTGGGGACGGCGGAACTGCCGATCGACTGGCTGCCGCACGAACGCCCGATCAACCATCCCACCGGCCTGGCCATTTTTCCGTATGACATCGCGTCGAGCCCCTACGAGTTCGGGTCCGGAGGCAGCGGCAGCGGCACGCCGCCCGGCGGCGACGGGGGTGGCGGCGGCGGGGGCGGTGGCGGCGGGGGGGGCGGCGGGGGAGGCGGCCCCATTCCCATCGTCCCAGTGGTTCCGGAGCCTGCGTCGCTCCTGCTTATCGGCCTGGGGGCGATCACCACCTGGGCTGTCCGCCGGCGCCGGCACGGCTAG
- a CDS encoding J domain-containing protein, with amino-acid sequence MAERDYYEVLGVPRGASQEDVRKAYRGLARKFHPDLNPGDAEAERRFKELGEAYEVLSDPKKRQVYDQFGREGVRAGAATGAGPSGVRYTWTGEGSPFEDVAFEAFAGSGGQAGSIFEEIFSRLGGMRGRRGAQRAAVAGRNLESEIELSFDQAVGGVRTSVLVQRPVGDGRVRREHLRINVPAGVRDGQRIRLRGQGAPGAGGAPAGDLYLRVRVKPHPYFRAEGRDVTIDVPISVAEAALGATVEVPTVHGRTSVRIPPGTAGGARLRLKGQGLPDAKGDSRGDEYCVIRIVPPKRLDERQKRLFEELREAEGPGPRRGLEWAKEESPGKKKGGE; translated from the coding sequence ATGGCGGAGCGGGACTATTACGAGGTGCTCGGCGTCCCCCGCGGGGCGAGCCAGGAGGACGTCCGCAAGGCCTATCGCGGACTCGCCCGCAAGTTCCATCCCGATCTGAACCCCGGCGACGCCGAGGCCGAACGCCGGTTCAAGGAACTCGGCGAGGCGTACGAGGTCCTCTCGGACCCCAAGAAGCGCCAAGTGTACGACCAGTTCGGGCGCGAAGGCGTCCGGGCGGGCGCCGCCACCGGGGCCGGGCCGTCCGGAGTCCGCTACACCTGGACCGGCGAAGGGTCGCCGTTCGAGGACGTGGCGTTCGAGGCGTTCGCCGGTTCGGGCGGCCAGGCGGGGAGCATCTTCGAGGAAATCTTCAGCCGCCTGGGCGGGATGCGCGGCCGGCGCGGGGCCCAGCGGGCGGCGGTCGCCGGCCGGAACCTCGAGAGCGAAATCGAATTGTCGTTCGACCAGGCGGTGGGCGGCGTGCGGACGAGCGTTCTCGTGCAGCGTCCGGTCGGCGACGGGCGTGTGCGGCGCGAGCACCTCCGGATTAACGTTCCGGCGGGAGTCCGGGATGGCCAGCGGATCCGCCTCCGCGGCCAGGGAGCGCCGGGCGCGGGCGGGGCGCCCGCCGGCGACCTGTACCTGAGAGTCCGCGTCAAGCCGCACCCCTATTTCCGTGCCGAGGGGCGCGACGTGACCATCGACGTGCCGATCTCCGTCGCCGAGGCCGCCCTCGGCGCAACGGTCGAAGTGCCGACCGTTCACGGCCGAACGAGCGTTCGTATCCCGCCGGGCACGGCGGGCGGGGCGAGACTGCGGCTGAAAGGTCAGGGCCTGCCCGACGCCAAGGGCGACTCGCGCGGCGACGAGTACTGCGTCATTCGCATCGTGCCGCCCAAACGCCTCGACGAACGCCAGAAGCGTCTGTTCGAGGAATTGCGCGAGGCCGAGGGCCCGGGCCCCCGGCGGGGCCTGGAGTGGGCCAAAGAGGAATCGCCGGGTAAAAAAAAGGGCGGCGAATGA
- a CDS encoding HNH endonuclease, translating to MSHAMALAAPAHSALDSSVLVLNRLFMAVRVIRARHAFVLLWKQVAEVVSVEDESYNCYDFSSWAELSQYRRKFQPALHQEWIRTVRFDLAVPRVIRLVRYDRIPKTRVRLNRRNLFARDSSRCQYCGRKFRTSDLSIDHLIPRSRGGHTVWSNVVCACLECNVRKGGRTPAEAGMNLVREPKAPRFSPVITLHARDPKYRSWQQFLDAAYWHVELRD from the coding sequence ATGAGCCACGCCATGGCATTGGCAGCGCCGGCCCACAGCGCCCTGGACTCGAGCGTCCTGGTGCTGAACCGCCTGTTCATGGCGGTGCGGGTGATCCGCGCGCGGCACGCGTTTGTCCTGTTGTGGAAACAGGTGGCGGAGGTCGTGTCGGTGGAGGATGAATCGTACAATTGCTACGATTTTTCTTCGTGGGCTGAACTCTCGCAATACCGGCGGAAGTTCCAGCCGGCGCTGCACCAGGAGTGGATCCGGACGGTGCGGTTCGACCTGGCCGTCCCGCGCGTCATCCGCCTGGTGCGCTACGACCGGATTCCCAAGACGCGTGTGCGGCTAAACCGTCGGAACCTTTTTGCGCGCGATTCGAGCCGGTGCCAGTACTGCGGCCGGAAGTTCCGCACCTCGGACCTTTCGATCGACCACCTCATCCCCCGGAGCCGAGGCGGACACACCGTCTGGAGCAACGTCGTCTGCGCCTGCCTGGAGTGCAACGTGCGCAAGGGCGGGCGGACCCCGGCGGAGGCGGGCATGAACCTGGTGCGCGAACCGAAGGCGCCGCGCTTCAGCCCGGTCATCACGCTGCACGCCCGGGACCCGAAGTATCGGTCGTGGCAGCAGTTTTTGGACGCGGCGTACTGGCACGTGGAACTGCGTGATTGA
- the carA gene encoding glutamine-hydrolyzing carbamoyl-phosphate synthase small subunit: MSGNKAALILEDGTAFEGKPFGAAGEAFGEAVFTTGVVGYQELLTNPSYAGTLAVLTYPIIGSYGVNDEDNESDGVHVRGIVVREYSRTFSNFRATGSLEDFLKEHGVVGIREVDTRAVTVHLRDHGEMGAAIVSGDFDVKAIARKLKKTPSPFGGDLVEGLTWESVRPPKGPTKHRIVLVNLGVKNSLLVQLAALDCSVDVLACTACADEVLAKKPEAVIVAGGPGDPRVRTRAVKMVAGLLGKVRLLGIGLGHEVLALALGCKVKRMKTGHRGVNYPVTDLTGGPSLITVQHHSFVVDGERLPRDVAVAYENLNDGTVEGIRSRKFDAAGLQFHPCPDEIGAPSPLLKAFSEGGRPPARTKKRGRRKA, from the coding sequence ATGAGCGGAAACAAGGCGGCGCTGATTCTCGAGGACGGCACGGCGTTCGAAGGCAAGCCCTTCGGCGCCGCCGGGGAAGCCTTTGGAGAAGCCGTTTTCACCACCGGCGTCGTCGGGTACCAGGAACTCCTCACGAACCCCTCCTACGCCGGCACGCTGGCTGTCCTCACGTACCCGATCATCGGCAGTTACGGCGTCAACGACGAGGACAACGAGTCCGACGGCGTTCACGTCCGCGGCATCGTCGTCCGTGAATACAGCCGAACCTTCTCGAACTTCCGCGCGACCGGATCCCTGGAAGATTTTCTGAAGGAGCACGGCGTCGTCGGCATCCGCGAGGTGGACACCCGCGCCGTTACCGTTCACTTGAGGGACCACGGCGAGATGGGGGCGGCCATCGTCTCCGGCGACTTTGACGTGAAGGCAATCGCCAGGAAACTCAAGAAGACCCCCTCCCCCTTCGGCGGAGACCTCGTCGAGGGATTGACCTGGGAAAGCGTCCGGCCTCCGAAGGGCCCGACGAAACACCGGATCGTCCTCGTCAACCTGGGCGTGAAGAACAGCCTGCTCGTGCAACTCGCCGCCCTTGACTGCTCGGTAGACGTTCTGGCCTGCACGGCCTGCGCCGATGAGGTGCTGGCCAAGAAGCCCGAGGCCGTCATCGTCGCCGGCGGTCCGGGCGACCCGCGCGTCCGGACGCGTGCCGTCAAGATGGTCGCAGGGCTCCTGGGCAAGGTTCGGCTGCTGGGGATCGGCCTGGGGCACGAGGTGCTCGCCCTCGCCCTCGGATGCAAAGTGAAGCGCATGAAAACAGGCCACCGCGGCGTCAACTACCCCGTCACGGACCTGACGGGCGGCCCCTCGCTCATCACGGTTCAGCATCACAGTTTCGTGGTGGATGGCGAGCGCTTGCCGAGAGACGTTGCCGTCGCCTACGAAAATCTGAATGACGGGACGGTCGAGGGAATCCGCAGCCGCAAGTTCGACGCGGCGGGCCTTCAGTTCCACCCGTGCCCGGACGAAATAGGCGCGCCGAGCCCGCTCTTGAAGGCATTCTCGGAAGGCGGCCGCCCGCCCGCACGTACGAAGAAACGAGGCAGGCGCAAGGCCTGA